Proteins found in one Primulina eburnea isolate SZY01 chromosome 16, ASM2296580v1, whole genome shotgun sequence genomic segment:
- the LOC140816896 gene encoding remorin 1.4-like isoform X4, which yields MGSEEETKKVDEGKALVSLLKEEDLDSPLKPPPIAQEDGDEKISRNCEESTLARVETEKRLALIKAWEDNEKTKVDTKAHKKLAAIDAWENTKRAYIDAQLKQIEENFEKKKAKYGENMKNKMAISHRTAEEMRATVAADCEHAVYTVEEAAATFRATGRVPKKLFACFGC from the exons ATGGGATCAGAAGAAGAAACCAAGAAAGTTGACGAGGGAAAAGCACTTGTTTCACTACTCAAGGAGGAGGATTTAGACTCACCCTTGAAGCCTCCTCCCATAGCTCAAG AGGATGGAGATGAAAAAATCAGTAGGAATTGCGAAG AGTCGACACTTGCAAGGGTCGAAACGGAGAAGAGATTGGCCTTGATTAAAGCTTGGGAAGACAATGAAAAAACTAAAGTAGATACCAA GGCTCACAAAAAGTTGGCTGCTATAGATGCATGGGAGAACACTAAAAGAGCATATATCGATGCTCAACTCAAGCAAATTGag gaaaattttgaaaagaagAAGGCAAAGTACGGGGAAAATATGAAGAATAAGATGGCTATATCTCATAGAACGGCTGAAGAAATGCGAGCGACAGTTGCAGCTGATTGCGAGCATGCTGTTTACACGGTGGAGGAGGCGGCTGCGACATTCCGTGCGACGGGTCGCGTGCCTAAGAAACTATTTGCATGCTTTGGCTgttga
- the LOC140816896 gene encoding remorin 1.4-like isoform X1 — MGSEEETKKVDEGKALVSLLKEEDLDSPLKPPPIAQEEAVEDGDEKISRNCEGMESTLARVETEKRLALIKAWEDNEKTKVDTKAHKKLAAIDAWENTKRAYIDAQLKQIEENFEKKKAKYGENMKNKMAISHRTAEEMRATVAADCEHAVYTVEEAAATFRATGRVPKKLFACFGC, encoded by the exons ATGGGATCAGAAGAAGAAACCAAGAAAGTTGACGAGGGAAAAGCACTTGTTTCACTACTCAAGGAGGAGGATTTAGACTCACCCTTGAAGCCTCCTCCCATAGCTCAAG aggAAGCAGTAGAGGATGGAGATGAAAAAATCAGTAGGAATTGCGAAGGCATGG AGTCGACACTTGCAAGGGTCGAAACGGAGAAGAGATTGGCCTTGATTAAAGCTTGGGAAGACAATGAAAAAACTAAAGTAGATACCAA GGCTCACAAAAAGTTGGCTGCTATAGATGCATGGGAGAACACTAAAAGAGCATATATCGATGCTCAACTCAAGCAAATTGag gaaaattttgaaaagaagAAGGCAAAGTACGGGGAAAATATGAAGAATAAGATGGCTATATCTCATAGAACGGCTGAAGAAATGCGAGCGACAGTTGCAGCTGATTGCGAGCATGCTGTTTACACGGTGGAGGAGGCGGCTGCGACATTCCGTGCGACGGGTCGCGTGCCTAAGAAACTATTTGCATGCTTTGGCTgttga
- the LOC140816896 gene encoding remorin-like isoform X2: MGSEEETKKVDEGKALVSLLKEEDLDSPLKPPPIAQEEAVEDGDEKISRNCEESTLARVETEKRLALIKAWEDNEKTKVDTKAHKKLAAIDAWENTKRAYIDAQLKQIEENFEKKKAKYGENMKNKMAISHRTAEEMRATVAADCEHAVYTVEEAAATFRATGRVPKKLFACFGC, from the exons ATGGGATCAGAAGAAGAAACCAAGAAAGTTGACGAGGGAAAAGCACTTGTTTCACTACTCAAGGAGGAGGATTTAGACTCACCCTTGAAGCCTCCTCCCATAGCTCAAG aggAAGCAGTAGAGGATGGAGATGAAAAAATCAGTAGGAATTGCGAAG AGTCGACACTTGCAAGGGTCGAAACGGAGAAGAGATTGGCCTTGATTAAAGCTTGGGAAGACAATGAAAAAACTAAAGTAGATACCAA GGCTCACAAAAAGTTGGCTGCTATAGATGCATGGGAGAACACTAAAAGAGCATATATCGATGCTCAACTCAAGCAAATTGag gaaaattttgaaaagaagAAGGCAAAGTACGGGGAAAATATGAAGAATAAGATGGCTATATCTCATAGAACGGCTGAAGAAATGCGAGCGACAGTTGCAGCTGATTGCGAGCATGCTGTTTACACGGTGGAGGAGGCGGCTGCGACATTCCGTGCGACGGGTCGCGTGCCTAAGAAACTATTTGCATGCTTTGGCTgttga
- the LOC140816896 gene encoding remorin 1.4-like isoform X3 produces the protein MGSEEETKKVDEGKALVSLLKEEDLDSPLKPPPIAQEDGDEKISRNCEGMESTLARVETEKRLALIKAWEDNEKTKVDTKAHKKLAAIDAWENTKRAYIDAQLKQIEENFEKKKAKYGENMKNKMAISHRTAEEMRATVAADCEHAVYTVEEAAATFRATGRVPKKLFACFGC, from the exons ATGGGATCAGAAGAAGAAACCAAGAAAGTTGACGAGGGAAAAGCACTTGTTTCACTACTCAAGGAGGAGGATTTAGACTCACCCTTGAAGCCTCCTCCCATAGCTCAAG AGGATGGAGATGAAAAAATCAGTAGGAATTGCGAAGGCATGG AGTCGACACTTGCAAGGGTCGAAACGGAGAAGAGATTGGCCTTGATTAAAGCTTGGGAAGACAATGAAAAAACTAAAGTAGATACCAA GGCTCACAAAAAGTTGGCTGCTATAGATGCATGGGAGAACACTAAAAGAGCATATATCGATGCTCAACTCAAGCAAATTGag gaaaattttgaaaagaagAAGGCAAAGTACGGGGAAAATATGAAGAATAAGATGGCTATATCTCATAGAACGGCTGAAGAAATGCGAGCGACAGTTGCAGCTGATTGCGAGCATGCTGTTTACACGGTGGAGGAGGCGGCTGCGACATTCCGTGCGACGGGTCGCGTGCCTAAGAAACTATTTGCATGCTTTGGCTgttga